One segment of Ascaphus truei isolate aAscTru1 chromosome 12 unlocalized genomic scaffold, aAscTru1.hap1 SUPER_12_unloc_2, whole genome shotgun sequence DNA contains the following:
- the LOC142473544 gene encoding histone H1-like: MAETAPAPPPPAESAAKKKQPKKAAGASKSRPAKSGPSVSDLIVRAVSASKERSGVSLSALKKALAAGGYDVEKNNSRLKLALKGLVSKETLIQLKGSGASGSFKLNKKQLESKEKAAKKKDVGKPKKPVAKKPAKSPKKPKKAPAGVKKSPKKVKKPSAAKKPAKSPKKSKAAKPRKAVKSPAAKKAAKPKTAKSPAKAKAAKPKAAKPKRAAAPKK, translated from the coding sequence atggccgagaccgctcctgctcctcctcctccagctgaaagcgccgccaagaagaagcagccgaaGAAAGCGGCCGGAGCCTCGAAAAGCCGCCCAGCAAAGTCCGGTCCCAGCGTGTCCGATCTGATAGTGAGAGCTGTGTCCGCCTCTAAGGAGCGCAGCGGGGTCTCCCTGTCCGCTCTGAAGAAGGCTCTGGCTGCAGGAGGCTACGATGTGGAGAAGAATAACAGCCGCCTGAAGCTGGCTCTCAAGGGCTTGGTGAGCAAGGAAACCCTGATCCAGCTGAAAGGGAGCGGAGCCTCCGGATCGTTCAAGCTGAATAAGAAGCAGctggagagcaaggagaaggcggccAAGAAAAAGGATGTGGGGAAACCCAAGAAGCCAGTGGCAAAGAAACCCGCCAAGTCCCCCAAGAAACCCAAAAAGGCTCCGGCGGGAGTGAAGAAAAGCCCCAAAAAGGTCAAGAAACCCTCGGCCGCCAAGAAGCCAGCAAAAAGCCCGAAGAAGTCTAAAGCTGCCAAGCCCAGGAAGGCTGTGAAGAGCCCGGCGGCTAAAAAGGCTGCGAAGCCAAAAACTGCTAAGAGTCCAGCTAAGGCCAAGGCAGCCAAACCCAAAGCAGCAAAGCCCAAGAGGGCGGCAGCTCCTAAGAAGTGA
- the LOC142473545 gene encoding histone H3 yields the protein MARTKQTARKSTGGKAPRKQLATKAARKSAPATGGVKKPHRYRPGTVALREIRRYQKSTELLIRKLPFQRLVREIAQDFKTDLRFQSSAVMALQEASEAYLVGLFEDTNLCAIHAKRVTIMPKDIQLARRIRGERA from the coding sequence atggcccggaccaagcagaccgcccggaaatccaccggAGGGAAGGCTCCCCGTAAGCAGCTAGCGACCAAGGCTGCCAGAAAGAGCGCACCGGCCACCGGCGGAGTGAAGAAGCCTCACCGCTACCGGCCCGGTACTGTGGCTCTCAGGGAGATCCGACGCTACCAGAAGTCCACCGAGCTGCTCATCCGCAAGCTGCCCTTCCAGCGCCTGGTCCGGGAGATCGCCCAGGACTTCAAGACTGACCTGCGCTTCCAGAGCTCGGCTGTCATGGCTCTGCAGGAGGCCAGCGAGGCTTATCTGGTGGGGCTCTTCGAAGACACCAACCTGTGCGCTATCCACGCCAAGAGGGTCACCATCATGCCCAAGGACATCCAGCTGGCCCGCAggatcagaggggagagagcttaG